A genomic stretch from Bacterioplanes sanyensis includes:
- the pstC gene encoding phosphate ABC transporter permease subunit PstC encodes MNYSSLLIAIVILFGGAYLLGRNRARALASAGGSLHSLPTHYGALMALWTGLPAVLLLLLWSLLQGPVVDALLVKQLPAAIQQGTDIEIQLALSKVHNLAQGAGLAANESLQPAVEHLLALEQRNRVLHMGGALVIALLGLGLSWRRLRPSLRARTEVERIVSVLLFTSSGIAVLTTFGILASVLYEAWAFFQKVNVFEFLFGTTWSPQVALRADQSGSSGSFGAVPLFTGTLLISLIAMSIAVPVGLMSAIYLSEYATPTVRKYAKPALEVLAGIPTVVYGFFAVLTVAPMVRDIGVSMGLDVSSESALAAGLVMGIMIIPFVSSLSDDVINAVPQSLRDGSYGLGATRSETVRQVIIPAALPGIVGAVMLAVSRAIGETMIVAMAAGLAANLTANPLDSVTTVTVQIVTLLVGDQEFDSPKTLAAFALGLVLFLVTLTLNFIALKVVQKYREQYD; translated from the coding sequence ATGAATTACAGTAGCTTACTCATTGCGATCGTGATTCTGTTCGGCGGGGCCTACCTGCTGGGACGGAATCGTGCGCGAGCGCTGGCCAGTGCCGGCGGTTCGCTGCATTCGCTACCTACTCACTATGGCGCTTTGATGGCACTGTGGACCGGCTTGCCTGCCGTTCTGCTGTTGCTGTTATGGAGCCTGTTGCAAGGGCCAGTGGTCGATGCCTTGCTGGTCAAACAGCTGCCAGCCGCCATTCAACAAGGCACAGACATTGAAATCCAGCTGGCGCTGAGCAAGGTGCATAACCTGGCCCAAGGTGCTGGTCTGGCGGCCAATGAGTCGTTGCAGCCGGCGGTAGAACATTTGTTAGCGCTGGAGCAGCGCAATCGCGTATTGCACATGGGTGGTGCACTGGTAATCGCGTTGTTGGGGCTGGGGCTGAGTTGGCGCCGTTTGCGCCCATCGCTGCGTGCCCGCACTGAGGTCGAGCGCATTGTCAGTGTGTTGCTGTTCACCAGCTCGGGTATCGCGGTCTTAACGACCTTCGGCATTCTTGCCTCGGTGCTGTACGAAGCTTGGGCGTTCTTCCAGAAAGTGAACGTGTTTGAGTTCCTGTTCGGCACCACTTGGTCGCCACAAGTGGCGCTGCGAGCGGACCAGTCCGGCTCATCTGGCAGCTTCGGTGCGGTGCCGCTGTTTACAGGTACCTTGTTGATTTCCCTGATCGCCATGTCCATTGCCGTGCCGGTGGGTTTGATGTCGGCGATCTATTTGTCTGAATACGCCACGCCAACGGTGCGCAAATACGCCAAGCCAGCGCTGGAAGTACTGGCCGGTATTCCGACCGTGGTGTATGGCTTCTTTGCCGTCTTGACCGTGGCACCGATGGTGCGTGATATCGGCGTGAGCATGGGACTCGACGTTTCCTCTGAAAGTGCCCTGGCCGCTGGCCTAGTGATGGGCATTATGATCATTCCTTTTGTGTCGTCACTGTCGGATGACGTGATCAATGCAGTACCGCAGTCGCTGCGCGATGGCAGCTACGGCCTGGGCGCTACCCGCAGTGAAACGGTACGTCAGGTGATTATTCCAGCAGCGCTGCCCGGTATTGTGGGCGCCGTGATGCTGGCGGTATCGCGGGCCATTGGTGAAACCATGATTGTGGCCATGGCTGCTGGCTTGGCCGCTAACCTGACCGCCAATCCGCTCGACTCGGTGACCACGGTAACGGTACAAATCGTCACCTTGCTGGTCGGTGACCAAGAGTTCGATTCACCGAAGACACTGGCGGCCTTCGCTCTGGGACTGGTGCTGTTCCTGGTGACGTTGACGCTGAACTTTATCGCTCTGAAAGTGGTGCAGAAATACCGGGAGCAGTATGACTAA
- a CDS encoding substrate-binding domain-containing protein encodes MKKALLTGAALVATLVGSAAHAERDYISIVGSSTVYPFSIVVAERFGKSTNFPTPKVESTGSGGGLKLFCSGVGGSTPDITNASRAIKQSEIDLCAKNGVNDIIEVKAGYDGIVLANTLEAERIELTTKDIFLALAKNIPNPDGSDTLVENPHKTWKDVNPALPAREIEVLGPPPTSGTRDAFVELAMEGGCKQFPFIKAMKKADKSKYKAVCHGMREDGAYIEAGENDNLIVQKLVTNPAALGIFGFSFLEQNADKVQGSLINGKEPTFDNISSGAYPVSRSLYFYVKKAHIDVIPGIEEYLAEFTSDRAMGEYGYLAEKGMIPMKPAEMATVRENVKSQKTLAAN; translated from the coding sequence ATGAAAAAAGCTTTGTTAACCGGTGCAGCACTGGTGGCGACACTGGTCGGCAGCGCCGCCCACGCTGAACGTGACTACATCAGCATTGTAGGCTCTTCAACTGTTTACCCTTTCTCGATCGTTGTGGCAGAACGCTTCGGTAAGTCGACCAATTTCCCGACGCCTAAGGTTGAGTCCACTGGTTCCGGCGGCGGTTTGAAACTGTTCTGCTCCGGTGTGGGCGGTTCGACGCCAGATATCACCAACGCATCACGCGCTATCAAGCAATCAGAAATTGACCTGTGCGCGAAAAATGGCGTCAACGACATCATCGAAGTCAAAGCAGGCTACGACGGCATCGTGCTGGCCAACACCCTCGAAGCCGAGCGCATTGAGCTGACGACCAAAGACATCTTCTTGGCGCTGGCGAAAAACATCCCTAACCCGGATGGCAGCGACACGCTGGTAGAAAACCCGCACAAGACTTGGAAAGACGTTAATCCAGCGCTGCCAGCACGTGAAATTGAAGTGTTGGGCCCACCGCCAACGTCGGGTACTCGCGACGCCTTTGTTGAGCTGGCGATGGAAGGTGGCTGTAAGCAGTTCCCGTTCATCAAAGCGATGAAAAAAGCGGACAAGAGCAAGTACAAGGCTGTGTGCCACGGCATGCGTGAAGACGGCGCGTACATTGAAGCGGGCGAGAACGACAACCTGATCGTGCAAAAGTTGGTGACTAACCCGGCGGCACTGGGCATCTTCGGCTTCAGCTTCCTGGAGCAAAATGCCGACAAGGTGCAAGGTTCGCTGATCAATGGCAAAGAGCCAACCTTTGATAACATCTCTAGCGGTGCTTACCCAGTGAGCCGTTCGCTGTACTTCTACGTGAAAAAAGCGCACATCGATGTGATCCCTGGTATCGAAGAGTACTTGGCAGAATTTACGTCTGACCGTGCTATGGGCGAATATGGTTACCTAGCAGAAAAAGGCATGATTCCAATGAAGCCAGCTGAAATGGCGACCGTACGTGAAAACGTGAAGTCGCAGAAAACCTTGGCGGCCAACTGA
- a CDS encoding acyl-CoA thioesterase, producing the protein MEPREDNQPTPDGELTLRLIPSRCDANAHGDISGGWVVAQMDLAAETVASQMAEGRVATMAVEQMAFMSPIRVGAAVCLYTRLIEIGTSSIRIGIEVWSRNPTEDHRRKVVDAEFVYVAIDEKGRIRRVPR; encoded by the coding sequence ATGGAACCCCGCGAAGATAACCAACCCACTCCGGACGGCGAACTTACCCTGCGCTTGATTCCCTCACGCTGCGACGCCAATGCTCATGGCGATATCAGCGGTGGCTGGGTGGTGGCGCAAATGGATCTGGCGGCAGAAACCGTTGCCAGCCAAATGGCTGAAGGTCGTGTGGCCACCATGGCGGTGGAGCAAATGGCGTTTATGTCGCCCATCCGCGTCGGCGCAGCGGTGTGCTTGTACACCCGGCTGATCGAAATTGGCACCTCGTCGATCCGCATTGGTATTGAAGTCTGGTCGCGTAATCCGACCGAGGATCATCGCCGTAAAGTGGTCGATGCAGAGTTTGTCTACGTCGCCATTGATGAGAAAGGCCGAATTCGCCGCGTGCCGCGCTAA
- the pstA gene encoding phosphate ABC transporter permease PstA — protein sequence MTNLTTREKVERSMKRRRASESRFRAYGVASVVFGLLCLVILFTDILRNGVSAFEQTVMEVSIELDGDYLGIDSQADPGAIKLANFDGLVKRHFDRDVQPERRDRRQLFSLISAGAGWQLQRMVLEDPSLVGQTVSVSLLMDDDVDQWFKHYRGHSAHPVLNEKQLSWLDQWAEEGRLHTQFNTLFFTNGDSSEPELAGIRGAITGTFLTLMVTFLLSFPIGIAAAIYLEEFAPRNKITEFVEININNLAAVPSITFGLLGLAIFINLFGVTRSTPLVGGLVLTLMTLPTIIISGRAAIKAVPPSIREAAYGLGASKMQVVFHHVLPLALPGMLTGTIIGMAQALGETAPLLMIGMIAFVVDVPGFITDPSTVLPVQIFLWSNGSEAAFTERTSGAIIVLLCFLITMNAAAVWLRRKLERRW from the coding sequence ATGACTAATTTAACTACCCGAGAAAAAGTCGAGCGCAGCATGAAGCGCCGTCGTGCGTCGGAGTCGCGTTTCCGTGCTTATGGTGTGGCCTCCGTGGTCTTTGGCCTGCTGTGTTTGGTGATTCTGTTTACCGACATTCTCAGAAACGGCGTATCTGCCTTTGAGCAAACGGTGATGGAAGTCAGCATCGAGCTGGATGGTGACTACCTGGGCATCGACAGTCAGGCGGACCCTGGTGCCATCAAACTGGCCAACTTCGACGGCTTGGTGAAACGTCATTTTGACCGTGATGTGCAACCCGAGCGCCGTGACCGTCGCCAATTGTTTAGCCTGATCAGCGCTGGCGCGGGTTGGCAGCTGCAAAGAATGGTGCTGGAAGACCCATCTCTGGTGGGCCAAACGGTGAGCGTGTCGCTGCTGATGGACGACGATGTCGACCAATGGTTTAAGCACTATCGCGGCCACAGTGCCCATCCGGTACTCAATGAGAAACAACTGAGTTGGCTTGATCAGTGGGCGGAAGAAGGGCGTTTGCACACTCAGTTCAACACCCTGTTCTTCACCAATGGTGATTCCAGCGAGCCTGAGTTGGCCGGTATTCGCGGTGCTATTACCGGCACCTTCCTGACCCTGATGGTGACCTTTTTGCTGTCGTTCCCGATCGGCATTGCGGCGGCCATTTATTTGGAAGAGTTTGCACCGCGCAACAAGATCACCGAGTTTGTTGAAATCAACATCAACAACCTGGCTGCGGTGCCATCGATCACCTTCGGTTTGCTTGGCTTGGCGATCTTTATCAACCTATTTGGCGTGACGCGCTCGACCCCGCTGGTAGGCGGCTTGGTGCTCACCTTGATGACGTTGCCCACCATCATTATCTCTGGTCGTGCGGCCATCAAAGCGGTGCCGCCGTCGATTCGCGAAGCCGCTTATGGCTTGGGCGCGTCGAAAATGCAGGTGGTGTTCCACCATGTGCTGCCGCTGGCGCTGCCGGGCATGCTGACCGGAACCATCATTGGTATGGCGCAGGCATTGGGTGAAACCGCACCGCTGTTGATGATTGGTATGATTGCCTTCGTGGTGGATGTGCCGGGCTTTATTACCGATCCATCGACGGTGTTGCCGGTACAAATCTTCTTGTGGTCCAACGGCTCCGAAGCCGCCTTCACCGAACGTACCTCTGGCGCCATCATCGTGCTGCTGTGCTTCCTTATTACCATGAATGCGGCGGCCGTATGGTTGCGTCGCAAACTGGAGCGCCGCTGGTAA